A window from Lepus europaeus isolate LE1 chromosome 20, mLepTim1.pri, whole genome shotgun sequence encodes these proteins:
- the LOC133749755 gene encoding RNA-binding protein 48-like, with translation MASRDGQPGSVWEHHVPKAVCDTRAKYREGRRPRAVKVYTINLESRYLLVQGVPALGAMRELVERFALYGAIEQYNALDEYPAEEFTEVYLIKFLHLHSARTAKRKMDEQSFFGGLLHVCYAPEFETVEETRRKLAARKAYVGRSTRSKGCVPTKPPPPPQPGDADPCSPDLPSGGAVTCAAALDPSAGRSRPLPCSCQRPLCSFAAHRAGAPGQPLGGGAGVGAGDPWLRDSAPSPRSAPGAAPSSAAVDRFLPRSTQLQERQRRREDDRKRGADPEPGPGGRAVVIGPLLPQEPEVDLHDASLNATAALIRRRLREVMSPVPEPSGDRQGDVHAGRPPKQRRRI, from the exons ATGGCGTCGAGGGACGGGCAGCCCGGCAGCGTCTGGGAGCACCACGTCCCGAAGGCGGTGTGCGACACGCGGGCCAAGTATCGGGAGGGACGCCGGCCCCGCGCCGTCAAG GTGTACACGATCAACCTGGAGTCCCGGTACTTGCTGGTGCAGGGCGTCCCTGCGCTGGGAGCCATGCGGGAGCTCGTGGAGCGCTTTGCTCTGTACGGCGCCATCGAGCAGTACAACGCTTTAGACGAGTACCCGGCGGAGGAGTTCACCGAGGTCTATCTCATTAAGTTCCTGCATCTGCACAGTGCCAG GACGGCCAAGAGAAAGATGGACGAGCAGAGCTTCTTCGGCGGATTGCTTCACGTGTGTTACGCTCCGGAATTTGAAACCGTtgaggaaaccaggaggaagttaGCAGCGAGGAAGGCGTACGTGGGGAGAAGCACGAGGAGTAAAG GCTGCGTCCCGACgaagccgccgccgcccccccagCCCGGAGACGCGGACCCCTGCAGCCCGGACCTGCCTTCGGGCGGCGCTGTGACCTGTGCGGCTGCCCTGGACCCCTCTGCCGGGCGCTCGCGGCCTCTTCCCTGCTCCTGCCAACGGCCTCTGTGCTCCTTCGCCGCGCACCGTGCAGGGGCACCTGGCCAGCCTCTGGGCGGCGGGGCCGGCGTTGGAGCAGGGGACCCCTGGCTCAGGGACTCTGCGCCGAGCCCACGGAGTGCTCCCGGGGCCGCCCCGTCTTCAGCAGCTGTGGACAGGTTCCTGCCTCGAAGCACGCAGCTGCAGGAGCGCCAGAGACGCAGGGAGGACGACCGGAAACGGGGAGCCGACCCCGAGCCTGGCCCGGGCGGCCGTGCTGTGGTCATCGGGCCCTTGCTGCCTCAGGAGCCCGAGGTGGACCTGCACGACGCCTCGCTGAATGCCACGGCCGCCCTCATTCGGAGGAGACTCAGAGAG GTGATGTCGCCTGTCCCAGAGCCCTcgggggacaggcagggagaTGTGCATGCGGGTCGTCCACCGAAACAAAGGAGAAGAATATAA